In a genomic window of Oreochromis aureus strain Israel breed Guangdong linkage group 13, ZZ_aureus, whole genome shotgun sequence:
- the nfkb2 gene encoding nuclear factor NF-kappa-B p100 subunit isoform X1 — MAGALRMTEAQFITYEHELQQFMPYDYIPVDIKTEPFMPETAHGPYIQIIEEPKQRGFRFRYECEGPSHGGLPGASSEKNKRTYPTVRINNYVGLARVEVQLVTHTDPPRVHAHSLVGRHCIENGTCTIDIGPNDLTASFSNLGILHVTKKGVVEVLTRRLREEKKRLKGAHCHLTDVEESAIVKEAKELGKTMDLNIVRLKFTAYLQDSTGAFTRALKPVVSNPIYDSKSPNASNLKISRMDKTCGSVLGGDEIFLLCDKVQKDDIEIRFYEEDEDGCWEAFGDFSPTDVHKQYAIVFKTPAYHSTEIERPVTVFLQLRRKKAGDSSDPKQFTYIPQVQDKEEVLRKKQKPLPHYEHWRGGRGGGGAGGFGGSGGGGFQFHQEMNGAGGGAGTGGFFNVSFPGFGNGGGAQMSGSAPRSGAAQQQQQSDRQSGGQSDSPLRQQLLQIAAALNSRVSQSARQTAAALLQYCSTGDARVLLAIQRHLCGIQDGNGDTPLHLAIIHHQTGVIQQLIHTLLSSQQQGIINTANHLQQTPLHLAVITRQVKVVEVLLKAGADPSLVDKDGRTPLHLAALAGDHNILRFLLAHLGECHAHLVNMPDFHGLHPLHLAVRRDGERCLRLLVEGGAKINEPEQKSGNTALHLAVRENLFKVACLLITELRADVNACTFGGNTPLHLAASLGSPTFCSMLIAAGADKSIENDEPLFFSSSSSDDEDEPIREEEKEREVAPKTSNPRKRPAGGHTPLDLAKCQKVRKVLSPSKSPKSDRRGSGNIRPTTSSTEEAERVGLDEDTLSRLVDVLSVGDVPWKKLAEKLGMMTLTHLYQDSPMPCRQLLHHYKLGGGAVEGLVEALHSLGLTEGVRLLRNAELRDDKHNTDVTVDSGFGSQPMEDVEPPAGVQ; from the exons CTGCAGCAGTTCATGCCGTACGACTATATTCCAGTGGACATAAAGACAGAGCCCTTCATGCCTGAGACAG cTCACGGCCCGTACATTCAGATCATCGAAGAGCCCAAACAG agggGATTTCGTTTCCGTTACGAGTGCGAGGGTCCATCACACGGCGGGCTCCCGGGGGCCTCCAGCGAGAAGAACAAGAGAACGTACCCCACAGTGAGG ATCAATAACTATGTGGGTCTGGCCCGAGTCGAAGTCCAGCTGGTAACGCACACCGACCCTCCTCGCGTCCACGCCCACAGTCTGGTTGGACGCCACTGCATCGAAAACGGCACCTGCACCATCGACATCGGCCCCAACGACCTCACTGCCTC GTTCAGTAACCTGGGGATCCTCCATGTGACCAAGAAGGGTGTGGTTGAAGTTCTGACCCGGAGGctgagagaagagaagaagcGGCTCAAAGGAGCGCACTGTCACCTGACAG ATGTCGAGGAGTCAGCCATCGTGAAGGAGGCCAAGGAGCTGGGGAAGACGATGGACCTGAACATCGTCAGGTTAAAGTTCACCGCCTACCTGCAGGACAGCACCGGCGCCTTCACCAGAGCACTGAAGCCCGTCGTCTCCAACCCCATCTACGACAGCA AGTCTCCGAACGCCTCCAACCTGAAGATCTCCCGCATGGATAAGACGTGCGGCTCGGTGCTCGGAGGAGACGAGATCTTCTTGCTCTGCGACAAAGTCcagaaag ATGACATCGAGATCCGGTTTTAcgaggaggatgaggatggatgcTGGGAGGCGTTTGGGGACTTCTCACCTACGGACGTCCACAAACag TACGCCATCGTGTTCAAAACGCCGGCCTATCACAGCACAGAGATCGAGCGGCCCGTCACCGTCTTCCTGCAGCTGAGGAGGAAGAAGGCGGGCGACAGCAGCGACCCCAAACAGTTCACCTACATCCCTCAAGTCCAAG ACAAAGAGGAGGTGCTGAGGAAGAAGCAGAAGCCGCTGCCTCACTACGAGCactggagaggaggaagaggaggaggaggagccggGGGATTTGGTGGATCAGGAGGAGGAG GATTTCAGTTCCACCAGGAGATGAACGGAGCAGGGGGAGGAGCAGGAACGGGAGGcttttttaatgtctctttCCCTGGCTTCGGTAATGGGGGAGGGGCTCAGATGTCAGGCTCCGCCCCTCGGTCAGGTGctgcccagcagcagcagcagagcgaCAGACAGTCGGGAGGACAGAGCGACTCGCCGCTCCGTCAGCAGCTGCTTCAGATCG CCGCCGCCCTCAACAGCAGAGTCTCTCAGAGCGCCCGGCAGACCGCCGCTGCCCTGCTGCAGTACTGCAGCACCGGAGACGCTCGCGTCCTCCTCGCCATCCAGAGACACCTGTGTGGCATCCAAGATGGAAACGGAGACAC ACCTTTACACCTGGCCATCATCCATCATCAGACAGGTGTGATCCAGCAGCTGATCCACACTCTGCTCAGCAGCCAGCAGCAAGGCATCATCAACACAGCCAACCACCTCCAGCAG aCTCCCCTGCACCTGGCGGTGATCACACGGCAGGTGAAGGTGGTGGAGGTGCTGCTGAAGGCGGGGGCCGACCCCAGCCTGGTGGACAAAGATGGGCGCACCCCCCTCCACCTCGCGGCGCTGGCTGGGGACCACAACATTCTTCGCTTCCTGCTGGCTCACCTGGGAGAATGCCACGCCCACCTGGTCAACATGCCCGATTTCCATG gtctccacccactccacctgGCTGTGAGGAGGGACGGCGAGCGCTGCCTGCGTCTGCTAGTGGAGGGCGGAGCCAAAATAAACGAGCCTGAGCAGAAGAGCGGGAACACCGCCCTCCACCTGGCCGTCAGAGAAAACCTGTTCAAGGTGGCCTGCCTACTCATCACCGAG CTCCGAGCTGACGTTAACGCCTGCACATTTGGAGGAAACACGCCGCTCCACCTGGCCGCCAGCCTCGGCTCGCCGACCTTCTGCTCCATGCTCATCGCTGCAG GTGCTGATAAGTCCATTGAGAACGATGAGCcgctcttcttcagctcctcGTCCtcagatgatgaagatgaaccaatcagagaagaagagaaagagcGAGAGGTCGCCCCAAAGACATCCAACCCCCGCAAGAGACCTGCGGGAGGCCACACCCCCCTGGACCTGGCTAAATGCCAAAAG gtCAGGAAAGTGTTGTCGCCCTCTAAGAGTCCGAAGTCGGATCGCCGCGGCAGCGGGAACATCAGACCGACAACCAGCAGCACTGAAG AGGCCGAGCGCGTGGGGCTCGACGAGGACACGCTGTCACGGCTCGTGGACGTGCTGAGCGTCGGCGACGTCCCCTGGAAGAAACTGGCGGAGAAGCTGGGCATGATGACGCTGACTCACCTGTACCAGGACAGTCCCATGCCCTGCCGCCAGCTGCTGCACCACTACAAG ctgGGTGGAGGTGCAGTCGAAGGCCTGGTTGAAGCTCTGCACTCTCTGGGTCTGACAGAAGGAGTCCGACTGCTGAGGAACGCCGAGCTCCGAGACGACAAACACAACACAG ACGTCACGGTCGACAGCGGCTTCGGCAGCCAACCAATGGAGGACGTGGAGCCGCCCGCGGGCGTGCAGTGA
- the nfkb2 gene encoding nuclear factor NF-kappa-B p100 subunit isoform X2, which yields MTEAQFITYEHELQQFMPYDYIPVDIKTEPFMPETAHGPYIQIIEEPKQRGFRFRYECEGPSHGGLPGASSEKNKRTYPTVRINNYVGLARVEVQLVTHTDPPRVHAHSLVGRHCIENGTCTIDIGPNDLTASFSNLGILHVTKKGVVEVLTRRLREEKKRLKGAHCHLTDVEESAIVKEAKELGKTMDLNIVRLKFTAYLQDSTGAFTRALKPVVSNPIYDSKSPNASNLKISRMDKTCGSVLGGDEIFLLCDKVQKDDIEIRFYEEDEDGCWEAFGDFSPTDVHKQYAIVFKTPAYHSTEIERPVTVFLQLRRKKAGDSSDPKQFTYIPQVQDKEEVLRKKQKPLPHYEHWRGGRGGGGAGGFGGSGGGGFQFHQEMNGAGGGAGTGGFFNVSFPGFGNGGGAQMSGSAPRSGAAQQQQQSDRQSGGQSDSPLRQQLLQIAAALNSRVSQSARQTAAALLQYCSTGDARVLLAIQRHLCGIQDGNGDTPLHLAIIHHQTGVIQQLIHTLLSSQQQGIINTANHLQQTPLHLAVITRQVKVVEVLLKAGADPSLVDKDGRTPLHLAALAGDHNILRFLLAHLGECHAHLVNMPDFHGLHPLHLAVRRDGERCLRLLVEGGAKINEPEQKSGNTALHLAVRENLFKVACLLITELRADVNACTFGGNTPLHLAASLGSPTFCSMLIAAGADKSIENDEPLFFSSSSSDDEDEPIREEEKEREVAPKTSNPRKRPAGGHTPLDLAKCQKVRKVLSPSKSPKSDRRGSGNIRPTTSSTEEAERVGLDEDTLSRLVDVLSVGDVPWKKLAEKLGMMTLTHLYQDSPMPCRQLLHHYKLGGGAVEGLVEALHSLGLTEGVRLLRNAELRDDKHNTDVTVDSGFGSQPMEDVEPPAGVQ from the exons CTGCAGCAGTTCATGCCGTACGACTATATTCCAGTGGACATAAAGACAGAGCCCTTCATGCCTGAGACAG cTCACGGCCCGTACATTCAGATCATCGAAGAGCCCAAACAG agggGATTTCGTTTCCGTTACGAGTGCGAGGGTCCATCACACGGCGGGCTCCCGGGGGCCTCCAGCGAGAAGAACAAGAGAACGTACCCCACAGTGAGG ATCAATAACTATGTGGGTCTGGCCCGAGTCGAAGTCCAGCTGGTAACGCACACCGACCCTCCTCGCGTCCACGCCCACAGTCTGGTTGGACGCCACTGCATCGAAAACGGCACCTGCACCATCGACATCGGCCCCAACGACCTCACTGCCTC GTTCAGTAACCTGGGGATCCTCCATGTGACCAAGAAGGGTGTGGTTGAAGTTCTGACCCGGAGGctgagagaagagaagaagcGGCTCAAAGGAGCGCACTGTCACCTGACAG ATGTCGAGGAGTCAGCCATCGTGAAGGAGGCCAAGGAGCTGGGGAAGACGATGGACCTGAACATCGTCAGGTTAAAGTTCACCGCCTACCTGCAGGACAGCACCGGCGCCTTCACCAGAGCACTGAAGCCCGTCGTCTCCAACCCCATCTACGACAGCA AGTCTCCGAACGCCTCCAACCTGAAGATCTCCCGCATGGATAAGACGTGCGGCTCGGTGCTCGGAGGAGACGAGATCTTCTTGCTCTGCGACAAAGTCcagaaag ATGACATCGAGATCCGGTTTTAcgaggaggatgaggatggatgcTGGGAGGCGTTTGGGGACTTCTCACCTACGGACGTCCACAAACag TACGCCATCGTGTTCAAAACGCCGGCCTATCACAGCACAGAGATCGAGCGGCCCGTCACCGTCTTCCTGCAGCTGAGGAGGAAGAAGGCGGGCGACAGCAGCGACCCCAAACAGTTCACCTACATCCCTCAAGTCCAAG ACAAAGAGGAGGTGCTGAGGAAGAAGCAGAAGCCGCTGCCTCACTACGAGCactggagaggaggaagaggaggaggaggagccggGGGATTTGGTGGATCAGGAGGAGGAG GATTTCAGTTCCACCAGGAGATGAACGGAGCAGGGGGAGGAGCAGGAACGGGAGGcttttttaatgtctctttCCCTGGCTTCGGTAATGGGGGAGGGGCTCAGATGTCAGGCTCCGCCCCTCGGTCAGGTGctgcccagcagcagcagcagagcgaCAGACAGTCGGGAGGACAGAGCGACTCGCCGCTCCGTCAGCAGCTGCTTCAGATCG CCGCCGCCCTCAACAGCAGAGTCTCTCAGAGCGCCCGGCAGACCGCCGCTGCCCTGCTGCAGTACTGCAGCACCGGAGACGCTCGCGTCCTCCTCGCCATCCAGAGACACCTGTGTGGCATCCAAGATGGAAACGGAGACAC ACCTTTACACCTGGCCATCATCCATCATCAGACAGGTGTGATCCAGCAGCTGATCCACACTCTGCTCAGCAGCCAGCAGCAAGGCATCATCAACACAGCCAACCACCTCCAGCAG aCTCCCCTGCACCTGGCGGTGATCACACGGCAGGTGAAGGTGGTGGAGGTGCTGCTGAAGGCGGGGGCCGACCCCAGCCTGGTGGACAAAGATGGGCGCACCCCCCTCCACCTCGCGGCGCTGGCTGGGGACCACAACATTCTTCGCTTCCTGCTGGCTCACCTGGGAGAATGCCACGCCCACCTGGTCAACATGCCCGATTTCCATG gtctccacccactccacctgGCTGTGAGGAGGGACGGCGAGCGCTGCCTGCGTCTGCTAGTGGAGGGCGGAGCCAAAATAAACGAGCCTGAGCAGAAGAGCGGGAACACCGCCCTCCACCTGGCCGTCAGAGAAAACCTGTTCAAGGTGGCCTGCCTACTCATCACCGAG CTCCGAGCTGACGTTAACGCCTGCACATTTGGAGGAAACACGCCGCTCCACCTGGCCGCCAGCCTCGGCTCGCCGACCTTCTGCTCCATGCTCATCGCTGCAG GTGCTGATAAGTCCATTGAGAACGATGAGCcgctcttcttcagctcctcGTCCtcagatgatgaagatgaaccaatcagagaagaagagaaagagcGAGAGGTCGCCCCAAAGACATCCAACCCCCGCAAGAGACCTGCGGGAGGCCACACCCCCCTGGACCTGGCTAAATGCCAAAAG gtCAGGAAAGTGTTGTCGCCCTCTAAGAGTCCGAAGTCGGATCGCCGCGGCAGCGGGAACATCAGACCGACAACCAGCAGCACTGAAG AGGCCGAGCGCGTGGGGCTCGACGAGGACACGCTGTCACGGCTCGTGGACGTGCTGAGCGTCGGCGACGTCCCCTGGAAGAAACTGGCGGAGAAGCTGGGCATGATGACGCTGACTCACCTGTACCAGGACAGTCCCATGCCCTGCCGCCAGCTGCTGCACCACTACAAG ctgGGTGGAGGTGCAGTCGAAGGCCTGGTTGAAGCTCTGCACTCTCTGGGTCTGACAGAAGGAGTCCGACTGCTGAGGAACGCCGAGCTCCGAGACGACAAACACAACACAG ACGTCACGGTCGACAGCGGCTTCGGCAGCCAACCAATGGAGGACGTGGAGCCGCCCGCGGGCGTGCAGTGA
- the nfkb2 gene encoding nuclear factor NF-kappa-B p100 subunit isoform X3, producing MPYDYIPVDIKTEPFMPETAHGPYIQIIEEPKQRGFRFRYECEGPSHGGLPGASSEKNKRTYPTVRINNYVGLARVEVQLVTHTDPPRVHAHSLVGRHCIENGTCTIDIGPNDLTASFSNLGILHVTKKGVVEVLTRRLREEKKRLKGAHCHLTDVEESAIVKEAKELGKTMDLNIVRLKFTAYLQDSTGAFTRALKPVVSNPIYDSKSPNASNLKISRMDKTCGSVLGGDEIFLLCDKVQKDDIEIRFYEEDEDGCWEAFGDFSPTDVHKQYAIVFKTPAYHSTEIERPVTVFLQLRRKKAGDSSDPKQFTYIPQVQDKEEVLRKKQKPLPHYEHWRGGRGGGGAGGFGGSGGGGFQFHQEMNGAGGGAGTGGFFNVSFPGFGNGGGAQMSGSAPRSGAAQQQQQSDRQSGGQSDSPLRQQLLQIAAALNSRVSQSARQTAAALLQYCSTGDARVLLAIQRHLCGIQDGNGDTPLHLAIIHHQTGVIQQLIHTLLSSQQQGIINTANHLQQTPLHLAVITRQVKVVEVLLKAGADPSLVDKDGRTPLHLAALAGDHNILRFLLAHLGECHAHLVNMPDFHGLHPLHLAVRRDGERCLRLLVEGGAKINEPEQKSGNTALHLAVRENLFKVACLLITELRADVNACTFGGNTPLHLAASLGSPTFCSMLIAAGADKSIENDEPLFFSSSSSDDEDEPIREEEKEREVAPKTSNPRKRPAGGHTPLDLAKCQKVRKVLSPSKSPKSDRRGSGNIRPTTSSTEEAERVGLDEDTLSRLVDVLSVGDVPWKKLAEKLGMMTLTHLYQDSPMPCRQLLHHYKLGGGAVEGLVEALHSLGLTEGVRLLRNAELRDDKHNTDVTVDSGFGSQPMEDVEPPAGVQ from the exons ATGCCGTACGACTATATTCCAGTGGACATAAAGACAGAGCCCTTCATGCCTGAGACAG cTCACGGCCCGTACATTCAGATCATCGAAGAGCCCAAACAG agggGATTTCGTTTCCGTTACGAGTGCGAGGGTCCATCACACGGCGGGCTCCCGGGGGCCTCCAGCGAGAAGAACAAGAGAACGTACCCCACAGTGAGG ATCAATAACTATGTGGGTCTGGCCCGAGTCGAAGTCCAGCTGGTAACGCACACCGACCCTCCTCGCGTCCACGCCCACAGTCTGGTTGGACGCCACTGCATCGAAAACGGCACCTGCACCATCGACATCGGCCCCAACGACCTCACTGCCTC GTTCAGTAACCTGGGGATCCTCCATGTGACCAAGAAGGGTGTGGTTGAAGTTCTGACCCGGAGGctgagagaagagaagaagcGGCTCAAAGGAGCGCACTGTCACCTGACAG ATGTCGAGGAGTCAGCCATCGTGAAGGAGGCCAAGGAGCTGGGGAAGACGATGGACCTGAACATCGTCAGGTTAAAGTTCACCGCCTACCTGCAGGACAGCACCGGCGCCTTCACCAGAGCACTGAAGCCCGTCGTCTCCAACCCCATCTACGACAGCA AGTCTCCGAACGCCTCCAACCTGAAGATCTCCCGCATGGATAAGACGTGCGGCTCGGTGCTCGGAGGAGACGAGATCTTCTTGCTCTGCGACAAAGTCcagaaag ATGACATCGAGATCCGGTTTTAcgaggaggatgaggatggatgcTGGGAGGCGTTTGGGGACTTCTCACCTACGGACGTCCACAAACag TACGCCATCGTGTTCAAAACGCCGGCCTATCACAGCACAGAGATCGAGCGGCCCGTCACCGTCTTCCTGCAGCTGAGGAGGAAGAAGGCGGGCGACAGCAGCGACCCCAAACAGTTCACCTACATCCCTCAAGTCCAAG ACAAAGAGGAGGTGCTGAGGAAGAAGCAGAAGCCGCTGCCTCACTACGAGCactggagaggaggaagaggaggaggaggagccggGGGATTTGGTGGATCAGGAGGAGGAG GATTTCAGTTCCACCAGGAGATGAACGGAGCAGGGGGAGGAGCAGGAACGGGAGGcttttttaatgtctctttCCCTGGCTTCGGTAATGGGGGAGGGGCTCAGATGTCAGGCTCCGCCCCTCGGTCAGGTGctgcccagcagcagcagcagagcgaCAGACAGTCGGGAGGACAGAGCGACTCGCCGCTCCGTCAGCAGCTGCTTCAGATCG CCGCCGCCCTCAACAGCAGAGTCTCTCAGAGCGCCCGGCAGACCGCCGCTGCCCTGCTGCAGTACTGCAGCACCGGAGACGCTCGCGTCCTCCTCGCCATCCAGAGACACCTGTGTGGCATCCAAGATGGAAACGGAGACAC ACCTTTACACCTGGCCATCATCCATCATCAGACAGGTGTGATCCAGCAGCTGATCCACACTCTGCTCAGCAGCCAGCAGCAAGGCATCATCAACACAGCCAACCACCTCCAGCAG aCTCCCCTGCACCTGGCGGTGATCACACGGCAGGTGAAGGTGGTGGAGGTGCTGCTGAAGGCGGGGGCCGACCCCAGCCTGGTGGACAAAGATGGGCGCACCCCCCTCCACCTCGCGGCGCTGGCTGGGGACCACAACATTCTTCGCTTCCTGCTGGCTCACCTGGGAGAATGCCACGCCCACCTGGTCAACATGCCCGATTTCCATG gtctccacccactccacctgGCTGTGAGGAGGGACGGCGAGCGCTGCCTGCGTCTGCTAGTGGAGGGCGGAGCCAAAATAAACGAGCCTGAGCAGAAGAGCGGGAACACCGCCCTCCACCTGGCCGTCAGAGAAAACCTGTTCAAGGTGGCCTGCCTACTCATCACCGAG CTCCGAGCTGACGTTAACGCCTGCACATTTGGAGGAAACACGCCGCTCCACCTGGCCGCCAGCCTCGGCTCGCCGACCTTCTGCTCCATGCTCATCGCTGCAG GTGCTGATAAGTCCATTGAGAACGATGAGCcgctcttcttcagctcctcGTCCtcagatgatgaagatgaaccaatcagagaagaagagaaagagcGAGAGGTCGCCCCAAAGACATCCAACCCCCGCAAGAGACCTGCGGGAGGCCACACCCCCCTGGACCTGGCTAAATGCCAAAAG gtCAGGAAAGTGTTGTCGCCCTCTAAGAGTCCGAAGTCGGATCGCCGCGGCAGCGGGAACATCAGACCGACAACCAGCAGCACTGAAG AGGCCGAGCGCGTGGGGCTCGACGAGGACACGCTGTCACGGCTCGTGGACGTGCTGAGCGTCGGCGACGTCCCCTGGAAGAAACTGGCGGAGAAGCTGGGCATGATGACGCTGACTCACCTGTACCAGGACAGTCCCATGCCCTGCCGCCAGCTGCTGCACCACTACAAG ctgGGTGGAGGTGCAGTCGAAGGCCTGGTTGAAGCTCTGCACTCTCTGGGTCTGACAGAAGGAGTCCGACTGCTGAGGAACGCCGAGCTCCGAGACGACAAACACAACACAG ACGTCACGGTCGACAGCGGCTTCGGCAGCCAACCAATGGAGGACGTGGAGCCGCCCGCGGGCGTGCAGTGA